AACATCACGCTGAAAGACAGATTTTCCTAGAGTGGTGTTCTCTCAAGTAAAGAAATAGCAATGTCTTTCTTCACAATTTTTTTACTTCAGTgggagtcctgtgcccctaaccttaGTGAAATAGAGGAGTGACTGTACTGTCTGACTCCACCATTCTCCACCACCACCagtacattatattttatttccagtttgtttctggCTGTGCAGCCAACAGGGTTTCAAAGTGGGacagaagagggaggagaagaggggaggagaccCATGTGTTTTTTACTGTCAACATGACCTGTCCTGGTTGGGGATTTATAGGTTTGTTGCCCAAAAATATTTGTCCCAAGCTTTGAGGAAATAATTCAAAGGCATGAATGTGGACATTCTCCATAGAGGCCATATTGCCTGTCAGTGTCTTGGGATGAAATATCTGAAAAGCTGCCTTTGGTATATATTCCATGTGTGGAATGTGTCTCACAGAAATAGTCCTTAAGCTTTGTCCTTCTCTcccaaaatatctgaagggaaTATTAACCATTCCTACTATAGAGAAAGATTCCTATCTCGTTCTTCCCATTATTTTCCCTTGTTTCCCATTCACTGATTGTTTCCACATTTCAACCCTCAGATCCCATTGTTATACAGTCCTTCTTTTTTTGTGAGATTGGGTCCGATGGGACAAAGAGAGGTTTTTATCAAGGTGCTGCAAATGGATATGATGTTCTTGGATACAGTATTGACAATGCAACTTGGATTGTCCAAAAAGACAATAAGCTTGCTGTTGCTGTTCAAGATTTCCTCAACAGGGACAAGGGCACAACTGCAAACATGCGCAGCCTGCTATTGAATGAGTGTATTGACATTCTTGAGAGCTCTCTCAAGACTGGAAATGAAACTCTGCATAGGCAAGGTAAGACTGGATTATAGCATTTTATAAATGTTCTTACGTAATTCTAAAGGTgccagatcttggaagctaaacagagctagccctggttagtactgggATGGGAGTCCACCAACACATAGTAGGGGCTGTAGGATCTATTACTGTGGATGGAACTACCAAAAACCGCCGGTGAGGATTCTTTGCCTTAGAAAAAGCTTTTAAATTCTTCCGATCGCAGTAAGTTGAAATGGAGCTTGAAGGCATAGGAGCTCATACAGTGTTGTTGAATAAAGAATATAGCGGTCTTTGGAGATTATATTTCCAAAGAAGAGTTTCAAACGATGACCCTAGTAGTTGTGTGAATGTTATATTCCAGAAGGATAAGCCCAGAATTTAATGTGCCATGAATCCCAAAAACCTCTCTGAACTCTTCTGTTTTCCAGAGAAACCTGTTGCTGTGGTTTTTGCCCAGGAGCCTCTTGCAACCACTGACTCCCTCCTACTAGTTTGCCGAGTGACGGGTTTCTATCCCCACCTGATCAACATCTCCTGGCTTCAGGACGAAGTGGCGTTGACCAGCTCAAGGATCAATTCCACCACCATCTTGCCTAACTATGACCTGACCTACCAGATCAGGAGTTCTCTGGCTGTTAAGTCAACAGAGACTTCACACAGTTATGTTTGCAAGATACAACACAGCAGCTTTGATGGGGAAAGTCTTGTCATCCCATGGGGTGAGTTCTCTGATGTAGAAAAAGTATATCTGTGAATCTAGAAAAATATGCTTTCACTTAGGACACTATTTCTTGACATAAAAGACTCAAtaccccagggatattagatcacccccctcccacctgactttccaaaaaaaaaaagaaaagaagtaaagacctggctctttgaacaagcttttgagaatgcagcagaataaatAACACGGAAcaatgaatgatgaacatggaatagcCAGACGATGTTACAAGATGACACCGATtattatatgctttaatggtttttatttatgttttatattgtaatgttgattgtttctaatggcacttttatgaatgcttgacatcgaattgtgccaatctgtaacttgCCTTGAGTCactgtatggctgagaaaggtgggctataagtatcgtaaagaaagaaagaaacaaatgttTAAGTACTTAGccaacacacacagagataggaTAGGTGACACCTGACTTCAAAAGGGTACATATGAAAGGGATTTAGgagtcttatgacctcatcagacacagGGTTCCCtctcatttctacacacttttaaAACAGTTTACAGAATCCCATGGAGGTCATCACATGACACAAAACTACTTTTGTGGGCCAGCTTTagtacagcaggttaatcaccagctgcagctgcagtaaatcttgccaaccaaaaggttgacagtttgaatccgggTCAGGATGAGGTCCTGACCATCAGCCCAGCTCCCCTCCCCACcacagatcgaaaacagcaacatgagtagattaataggaacCGCATTAAGCGGACAGGAATTTTAGACACGGTGTTTTGGtggaaagtttacgaacaaagaagctctttggcaaggagcaccccctgtggccggaatggAACAAGGCCTCCAAAGATACTGAATGATGAGAAAAAAGCCCATATAAATACagtacctctatctgttgtctgtcttgtcactgtataaacagcattgaatgtttgccatatatgtgttctgtgatatgccataagttccctttggggtgagaagggtggaatataaatactgtaaataaataaataaataaataaataaataaataaataatacttccaTCAGTCACATATGGTACTCCATCTGTAAACTGTTTCAAATGTGTGTAGAAACACAGGACTATGGAATCAGGGAGCAATCATCTGAAGAGCTCCCACATGCATGGGAATGGTTGAAGATGCTTAATTTAACGTCAGATTCACCCAGGTTAGATGGCTGTAGTGACGTTCAAGAATAGGCATTCTTGTAGGCAGTATCTAAATGAGCATCAATACTCCTTTTCTCACCAGTAATCCTCTGGCATGATTCTTTTACAGTCattttttgaaatgtatttcttCATTAGGAATTGCGCAATTTCAATATATATTACCACTTAGCTGTTGctatattttccccctttttagaCCTAGATTTTTGACTTCCGCTATTCTGAGATTTTCCctttttgcattaaaaaaaagaaagtggtGTGGGCGTGAATTACACTCACTCGTGTTATAGCTCAGAATTCTGAGGATTACTGTAGAAATGGACAAAAGTACATTGTATGTGATGGGGTGAAtatatcttctttcttctttccttccttcctttccctatcttctcttctttctcatttccttcatccttcccttcttcccctcccttctcttctttctcattcCCAACCTTCCATCCATTTGATCATTTTTCCCAATTGTGAGctcttaaaccaggggtcctcaaactttttaaacagaaggccaggtcacagcccctcaaactattggcgggccggattataatttgaaaaaagcatgaatgaattcctatgcgcactgcacacatttgtagtgcaaaaacacttaaaaacaataaaataattaaaatgaagaacagtcttaacaaatataaatttattagtatttcaatgggaagtgggcGCCTGCTttgatgagataaggttgttgttgttgttgttgttgttgtgtgctttcaaatcgtttcagacttaggttgactctgagcgagggccgggtaaatgaccttagagggccgtattcgaccctcgggccttagtttgaggacccctgccctagatgtTGTGATGCAGTCATAATACCTAATGTTGTACCTAATCAGCCACCACTGATACctgatgttgtattattattatttattatttattatttgcatttgttaaccgccactctcagcccgaaggcgactcgtggcggtgtacaaaacatagaacataaagacaacaattacaatagattGGGACtataacatacatcttactaacacacaactaactaagctaaaaatccgcttcgtcatgttTGAATCTTAATGTTAATCGTCATGTTTACCTAATGTCAGTGGGGATGATGATTTTGTGAGTCAGCCTAAGTTAAGTCCAAAGTGTGAGAGCTGTGTCCCTGAAACTGAAAGCCAAATTCCTGAGAGAGGCCTGTGAATTCCTGGAGGCCCAGGGCAGCAGCCTTTCTCTAAAGGGGAGAATTCAGAAGACATTTGCTAGGTGACAAAATTAATAAGTTGGGAAATAGGAAGAGCAGCTTAATCAAGCTGCCCGCAGATTCCCAGGCAAAGCAAAAGATAACTCGCTCATTAGCAAAGAAATCGCTATCTGACTGTAAACACAATGCTTTTTTGTCTTTGCATGGGACTGGAGCTCCTTTATATAAGACAGGGAAAAGATCTTTCTTTAGTCTGGTCAACATTGATTAAGGAAGCATCTGGAAAAGAGACTTAGTCAAGGGAAATCTCTTTTTTCATGCCTCAGGTGGTTTGAGTTCTGGTTTCCGGATTATCTCATAGTTTTGGGTGTTGAATTTTAAGCTGTCTTTTGTATCCTAACTGGCTGTTAGCTGTGAAAGCTTATATTACATTAAAATTACTAAATATGCTGCTGTAAAGCAGGGCTTTCTCCCCATGaattttttatgtgaccccaggtatataagtatataaaagtaGTATAACAATCAAACACTTACtatttacaaatcagtttttgcaaggcttgctaaacaggcttttTTTGGGACACCAATATTGagctaagtcagtgtttctcaacctgggggtcttcGGGGGTGTcaaaggagtcaccaaagaccaacagtattttttgatggtcatgggagttctgcatggaaagtttggcccaattctattgttggtgggattcagaatgctgatTGATTGcagatgagctataaatcccaacatCTATAACTCTCAATGTCTAttgttcccaaactccaccagtgtttacatttgggcatattgagtatttgtgccaagtttggtccagatccatcattgtttgagtccacagtgctctctggatgtaggtgaagtacaactccaaaattcaaggtcaacgcccaccaaaccctttcagtattttctgttggtcatgggagttcagtgtgccaagtttggttcaattcaattccattattggtggaatcccagcaactacaacacccaaatgacaaaatcagtctccccaaccccaccagttttcaaatttgggcgtatcgggtatttgtggcaaatttggtccaatgaatgaaaatgcatcctgcgtttcagatatttatattatgattgcggttcataacagtagcaaaattacagttatgaagtaacaacgaaaataatgttatgattgggggtcagcacaacatgaggaactgtattaaggggctgcggcattaggaaggttgagaaatgctgagttTAAGCAGCAGTGCTTGAAGACCCTTAGCTAATGAAACTTAAATACAAGATTGGAAATTTGACTAGGCTTTTCTGTTGCTTTTCCTTGTGGAATCacgtttgtttttttctgtttgtgtcTCTCCACATTCTCCAGAAGGGAAGCACAGATATAGAGTAACTGTAGCAGTAGTCTTGCTCATGGCTTCAACACTTGCTGTAGTTGCTGGAGTGTTACTCTATCTGCAGAAGAAACATCGGTGAGTACAGTGTTGGCATTATGGATTTGACaggcctttggtctgatccagaaTGGTTTTTCCTTATATTCTGAACAAATGGGGACTCTTTCCACTTTCTAcccactaaaaaaaaataaaaatacggAATTGAGATAAACCCAGTGCCAACATTCACCTGCAGGGAGTTGGAACTGCCAATTTGAtgatttatggatttgattagcATGGTCTTTCAAGGCATCTCTAGGCTTTCTAGTGCAACTCTATGTTCACCCTCTGATGGACAGTGACAATAAAATCACATTGGGACGCATAGGACATTATCACAAAGGGAAAAAACCCATCTCTGACATTTTGCATACATGTCCCTATGGGTATGATCATATGACTCAATGTCCCTTTTGTCTGCAACCTATAGGGTTTTGGAAAGGCATTACATTTTTAGAGATCAAAattttttggaaaaccagaatctctgTAATGTTTTGCAGAAAAATGGCATTctcaaccatttgaaaatcataacctcTTCCAGAGAGGAGCCAAAAACTCATTTGActaaaatcttctcttcagtggtatatatccacatgtacttatgcaaggcaatttggttttcagctgttagactgattaCCCAGTTATCTCTGAGCTGTTAGGgacagagattatgccaatgcacaaaatatagtaGTTCtttagaagtgttcttttcagtgccccaaaacatctactctcccataaaatatcttgtAACTATATCATGCACTCCATTGCATCCTTTGGTACTGAGGATATGAGTGTTCAATGGAAGATGAATGTTTTTGTGTTCATGCTCAGATTATGCCAGTCATTATGACTAGTCTGTAGTCTGCATGCTGTAAAATGTTTCCCAGAATATAGTACATTAAACAGTGGTCATTTGAACAGTGAATATGGCAAGGGTTATCTAGAGGTGGACACTGATGTATCTGCTGCGTATTTTATCACTCCTAGCCTATAGAGATCCATTTATCTGCAGCctgaaaatagtttttaaaaccccaaaagttaattttgccattttggatgcaattttctgcTCTCATTCCAGACAAAATGAAGAGATCAGCCAAGCAATCTCAAAAACCACAAGGCAGTAACAGGGGATGACAAAGAATCAGAAAGTGATGTCGAACATGAATTTGGGGGGCCCTGCCTAGGCAGAGACTGGCCAAACCCAAAAAGAGGATCCGGAACACGTGTCGAGACAGCAAGCACCAAAGAAGATTTTTCCCTATTTTTTCCCAaaataaagtctcaccaagttgaaggaaagccaccaagatgtttatttcattccagctggaacggATGATGACCACAGTAATCTGCCCAGGAGCTGACATAATTCACTGGgcagaaaaacacaatatttatagccttcagattcaaaagttcccatgcccacccGCCCTGACCTGGCTTTGTTATGAATGGCTGTGACATCAGCAAACCAGGAGGAGATCCAATGAGGGCCCTGGCCTTGCTTTTGGCTGTCCAAccaatgaggtggaagggaggcgggcaacagggaaacaatgaagaaatgtctagctGACTGGATTAAGAATGGCCGGTGTTTGCCAAATGACCCAGCGATAGCTTCAGGCTCTCAAGCCCGGACTGAGTTATTGTTCTGTTTCTTGAATTAACATTTTTGTCTGGCCCCGAAAGGCCAGGTCCTTTGTTTTTACTATCCTGTGATATGGAGTTCATTGATGAAAAAGATATGAGTTTTGGAGATTCAggtgtggcacagcagggaggcaATGACAAATCCCCAGTTCCTTGCAGATGAGGAAATGTCCTGTGTTGGGTCCATAGATTTCATTAATCTGGAGGGCCTAGTTATCAGCCCTCTGAGGTCCAGATAGAGAGAGTCATCTATCGTCCATGCAAATGGATCTGGTTGAATCCTTTGTTAGGGAATTATCAGCTCAGGGAGTTTGGAAACTCTAAGAGCCATGAGTTGCTAGCCTATAGACATACATATAGTGAATGAGGAATGGGGGCaagggagcatacacagagttcatagGAAAAGGGGAACTCATGCAGGGTCTAAGGGGAAGTCATGTCAGCCCCctcaaagtccataaaagttcataaagtttggcaAGAGTTTATAGAAGTTCCTATAAAGTTCATGAAAGTTCATAAGAACTCATAAGAGTTCATGGGGGAGGGGTGCATGGAAGCTCAGGGGAAAAAACATTCATAAAAAcaggagagataggggattatgggatcaattCAGCCttgtgtccttggcaaaactattgATTTCCTGATTCTGAAGTATCTTTTACAAAGCCCTggaagtgggggaggggggggggcacctccgatcataaaaggagaaaaaacaacTATGCGAACATGAGAGATTCCGAACCCACTATGGTCTGCTAAAAAGATTGCAAGGCAGTCTGCCTGAGCCCTGGGGAACATCAACAAGACTGATTAGACTGAACTTGAGTTTATCTAAGGAAGCTTCAATACTGGAGTTAGAAACAgtcttagagcccttccagacaggtcctgtctcccaggatctgatcccaggtactCAACCTTCCTtccatgactccttaatacagttcctcctgttgtggtgacccccaaccataacattatgttcgttgctacttcataactgtaattttgctactgttataaatcgtaatctccagcaaaggatcactgctccaacttccgtacagtggcccttatttctcatgccagtaaggtaatgctcaagatcctgcaaggaagactccagcaatacatggagcgagagttaccagatgttcaagctgggtttagaaaaggcagaggaacgagagaccagattgccaatatccgctggataatggagaaaggcagggagtttcagaaaaacatctatttctgcttcattgactactctaaagcctttgactgtgtggatcataataaattgtggcaagttcttagtgggatgggcatcccaagccaccttgtctctctcctgaggaatctgtacaaggaccaagaagcaacagtcagaactgaccacggaacaacagactggttcaagattgggaaaggcgtacggcaaggctgcatcctctcacccaacctttttaacttgtatgcagaacacatcatgcgatgtgtggggctggatgaatgcaaagctggggtgaaaattgctggaagaaacattaacaacctcaggtatgcagatgacaccactctgatggccgaaagcgaggaggagctgaggagccttctaatcaaggtgaaagaagaaagcgcaaaagccgggttgcagctaaacgtcaaaaaa
This genomic interval from Anolis sagrei isolate rAnoSag1 chromosome 2, rAnoSag1.mat, whole genome shotgun sequence contains the following:
- the LOC132765113 gene encoding antigen-presenting glycoprotein CD1d-like — its product is MRMSCRYFLIILFYGARAAFFHLPAGLWPFRMLQTISFQNTSATEIMGTIAFLGDVETHLLDTHTWKIKFLQPWAKSALAPLKWEILEQFFRVSFIDFKKFINNVVAASNYSYPIVIQSFFFCEIGSDGTKRGFYQGAANGYDVLGYSIDNATWIVQKDNKLAVAVQDFLNRDKGTTANMRSLLLNECIDILESSLKTGNETLHRQEKPVAVVFAQEPLATTDSLLLVCRVTGFYPHLINISWLQDEVALTSSRINSTTILPNYDLTYQIRSSLAVKSTETSHSYVCKIQHSSFDGESLVIPWEGKHRYRVTVAVVLLMASTLAVVAGVLLYLQKKHRQNEEISQAISKTTRQ